One Alnus glutinosa chromosome 3, dhAlnGlut1.1, whole genome shotgun sequence genomic region harbors:
- the LOC133863603 gene encoding GCN5-related N-acetyltransferase 8-like — translation MAAAAPPPPPTPAAITLPDPTPTRYPLFARVRLGTASDVPHIHKLIHQMAVFERLTDHFSATEASLSSTLFTSPPFQSFTIFILEVSPNPFPPALPSHPLFSPITRMAPLDVPIDDPEKETFRSHSSDGLDVVIAGFVLFFPNFSTFLGKPGFYVEDLFVRDCYRRKGLGKMLLSAVAAQAVKMGYGRVEWVVLDWNLNAISFYEEMGAKILQEWRICRLTGEALQAYGNAHN, via the coding sequence atggcCGCCGCCGCGCCACCGCCGCCACCGACCCCAGCGGCCATAACGCTGCCAGACCCAACCCCAACGAGGTACCCCTTGTTCGCCCGCGTGCGCCTGGGCACAGCATCGGACGTCCCTCACATCCACAAGCTGATCCACCAGATGGCCGTCTTCGAGCGCCTCACCGACCACTTCTCCGCCACCGAGGCCTCCCTCTCCTCCACCCTCTTCACCTCCCCTCCCTTCCAGTCCTTCACCATCTTCATCCTCGAGGTCTCCCCGAACCCATTCCCACCCGCTCTCCCTTCCCACCCTCTCTTCTCACCCATTACTCGAATGGCCCCTCTCGACGTCCCCATCGACGACCCAGAAAAGGAAACTTTCAGATCCCACAGCAGCGACGGCCTCGACGTTGTGATTGctgggtttgttttgtttttccctAATTTCTCGACTTTCTTGGGGAAACCGGGGTTCTATGTGGAGGACCTGTTTGTGAGGGATTGTTATAGAAGGAAGGGGCTTGGGAAAATGCTGCTCTCGGCCGTGGCGGCGCAGGCGGTGAAGATGGGGTACGGGAGGGTGGAATGGGTGGTGCTGGACTGGAACCTGAACGCTATCAGTTTCTACGAGGAAATGGGTGCTAAGATCTTGCAGGAATGGAGGATTTGCCGGCTCACTGGTGAAGCTCTCCAAGCCTATGGAAATGCTCATAATTAA